The DNA sequence CGCCTCGGCCGCCGCCGTCCTGGTCTACCTCTACGGGGCCGACTCCACCCGGCTGATCCAGCTCTACATCGTCGGCGTCTTCGTCTCCTTCACCCTCAGCCAGACCGGCATGGTGCGGCACTGGAACCGCCACCTGGCGACCGAGCGGGACCCGAACGTCCGCCGCCGCATGGTCCGCTCCCGCGCGATCAACGCCTTCGGCGCCTTCTTCACCGGCCTGGTGCTGGTCGTGGTGCTGCTGACGAAGTTCACCCACGGCGCCTGGGTCGCCCTGCTCGGCATGGTCATCTTCTACGTCACCATGACGGCCATCCGGCGCCACTACGACGGCGTCTCCGAGGAGCTCGCGGCCGCCACCGAACAGCTCGACGAGGAGGAGGTGCGCCCCTCCCGGGTGCACTCCATCGTCCTGGTCTCCAAGGTCCACAAGCCGACGCTGCGCGCCCTGGCCTACGCCAAGCTGATGCGCTCCCACCGGCTGGAGGCGCTGAGCATCAACGTCGACCCCGCCGAGACCAAGGCGCTGCAGACGGTGTGGCACGAGCGCGGCATCGATGTGCCGCTGAAGATCCTCGACTCGCCCTACCGCGAGATCACCCGGCCGGTCATCGACTACGTCAAGAGCCTGCGCCGGGAGCGGCCGCGCGATGTGGTCTCCGTCTTCATCCCCGAGTACGTGGTCGGCCACTGGTACGAGCACCTGCTGCACAACCAGAGCGCGCTGCGGCTCAAGGGCCGGCTGCTGTTCACCCCGGGCGTCATGGTGACCTCCGTGCCGTGGCAGCTGGACTCCTCCGAGCTGGCCCGGAAGCGGGCGCGCAAGCGGGCCGAGTGGAACGCGCCGGGCGCGGTGCGGCGCGGTCCGGTGATCCCGGCCAAGCGGGAGAAGGGCGAGAAGGGGCCGAAGGGCGAGCAGCCGGGCGTCACCTCGCGGGTTCCGGGACCGTAGCCTCCCCGGCCCCCTGCCCCTGCTCCCCGGCCGTCCGGCGTGCCGGGTGCGGGCCGGCGCGACGTAGACTGGTGGGCTGTTGTCCCACCGACCGGTGGACCGCTGTCCCGTCGCGCCCCCTCACCCCCTCTGGAGCCTGAACCCGCCATGCAGAGTGAACCCAAGGCATCGCTGGTCGGCGAGGAGTACGAGGTCGAGGTCGGCCCGGTGGCGCACGGCGGCCACTGCATCGCCCGGACCGCCGACGGCCAGGTGCTGTTCGTCCGGCACACACTGCCCGGTGAACGGGTCGTCGCCCGGGTCACCGAGGGCGAGGAGGGCGCGCGCTTCCTGCGCGCCGACGCGGTGCGGGTGCTGGATCCCGCCAAGGACCGGGTCGAGGCGCCCTGCCCGTTCGCCGGCCCCGGCAAATGCGGCGGCTGCGACTGGCAGCACGTCGCCCCCGGAGCCCAGCGCCGGCTGAAGGCCGAGGTGATCACCGAGCAGCTGAGCCGGCTGGCCGGACTGACCCCCGAGGAGGCCCGCTGGGACGGCACGGTCGAGCCCGCGCCCGGCGACAAGGTGCCGCGCGGCGAGGTCCCGGCCTGGCGCACCCGAGTGCAGTACGCGGTGGACGAGCAGGGCCGGCCCGGACTGCGCCGGCACCGCTCGCACGAGGTCGAGCCGGTCGACCACTGTCTGATCGCGGCCCCCGGCGTCAGTGAGCTCGGCGTCGAGAAGCGCGAATGGCCGCAGATCGCCACCGTGGAGGCCATCGCCGCCACCGGCTCCTCCGACCGGCAGGTCGTCCTCACCCCGCGCCCCGGCGGCCGGCTGCCGCTGGTCGAGCTGGACCGGCCGGTCTCCGTGCTGCGGGTCGGCGAGACCCGAGGCCGTAACCGGACCCCTGTGGTGCACCGCGTCCACGGCCGCCCCTTCGTCCGCGAACGCGCGGCGGGCCGCACCTGGCGGGTCGGCGAGGGCGGCTTCTGGCAGGTCCACCCCAAGGCGGCGGACGTCCTCGTGGAGGCCGTCATGCAAGGGCTGATGCCCCGCAAGGGCGAGACGGCCCTCGACCTGTACTGCGGCGTCGGCCTCTTCGCGGGCGCGATCGCCGAGCGGGTGGGGGAGCGCGGCGCGGTCCTGGGCATCGAGTCGGCCAAGCGCGCGGTCGAGGACGCCCGCCACAACCTCCAGGACCTGGAGCGCGTCCGCATCGAGCACGGCAAGGTCGAGCAGGTGCTGCCCCGCACCGGGATCACCGAGGCCGACCTGATCGTCCTGGACCCGCCCCGCGCGGGCGCGGGCAAGGAGACGGTCACCCGGCTCGCCGCCCTGGGCGCCCGCCGTATCGCCTACGTCGCCTGCGACCCGGCGGCGCTCGCCCGCGACCTGAAGTACTTCCGCGAGGCGGGCTACGTCCCGCGCCGGATGCGCGCCTTCGACCTCTTCCCGGTCACCCACCACGTGGAGTGCGTGGCGGTGCTGGAGCCCGCTCGCGAGAACGGCTGAGGCGGGGGCGGCCCGTCCCGTACCGGAGCGCTCCGATACGGGACAGGCCCTTGTCAGCGCTTGGCCGTGTAGGCGACGAAGTCGGCCCACGCGGTGGGGGAGAAGGCGAGCTGTGGGCCCTCCTTGTCCTTGGAGTCGCGCACGTGGACTGTGCCGGGGCAGGTGGCCACCTCGACGCAGTCGTTGGAAGCACTACTGCTGTAGCTGCTCTTGAACCAGGCCAGTCCCGACGTGTTCATAGCTCCCCTCGCATCCGCTGCAACAGGCTCAGAGAGTCTTCGAGAGTCAGAGCCTGCGAGCGCATCCTGGCATACCGCATATGGAGCACGCTGACCACTTTCGGATCCGCGATGAACTGACCGCTCTCCTGACCTTCGCAGTAGGCGAACCAGCGGTTCTCCGGCGTCTCCAGGAGCTGCACGGGGCCAGCCATGCCCGCGTGTTCCCGTGCCAATGGCATGACCTGAATCTCCACGTTCCGCAACTCGGCGACTGCCAGCACGTGGTCGATCAGTTTCCGTGTGACTTCCGTCCCGCCGGTCCGCCGTAGAAACAGATGCTCGTCGATGATGAAGCTGAATGCCGTATTGTCCCGCTCCGACAACAGCCGTTGACGTTGGGCCCTTACTGCCCACTGGGACTCGATCTGGGCATCGTTCATGGGCGGCAGTTGGTTACCGTACAGCGCCCGCGCATACGCCTCCGTCTGCAGTAACCCCGGAATCAACCGGCACTCGTACGTATACAGGGCGAGCGCCACCGCCTCCAGCCTCGCCCACTGCCGGAACCAACTCGCCAACCCCTGCTGCCGGGACAGATGCTCGGCCGCCTTCCGCAGCGCGCCGGTGTTTCCCAGTACCTCCTCCGCCCGCTCCACGAGGGACAGGTCCGGCATGCGCCGTCCCTGTTCCACCGACGCGATCGTGTGCTTCGAGAAGCGCACCAGGTCCGCGAGTTCCGCCCGGCTCAGTCCCGCATGTTCCCGTAGGGCCTGGACGAACGCCCCGAACGTCCGCAGACTGTCGGAGGATTGTGGCTCCCCGCCGCAGGACGGTCCCGGAACTCTGTCCGCCCCTTCGTCCGCACCTTCCACGCCGACACCGTCTTCGGCCATCGTCGGCCACCTCCTGTGCAACCCGCCCGCCTCGCCCCTCCTGACCGCACACAGGCTTACGGCCGGTCACGAGTACCGTCCACCATCTGTGCGCGTACGCTGACTCAGCGTACGCAGTGTCTCCGTGGCGCGCAGGCGAAACCGCAGGCCACAGTGGGCGCATGACACCACCCCCCACGCACCAAGGGTCCGTCACCGTACGCGTGTTCACCCAGCGGTTCAGCTCCACTCCGCTCGGGGCGCGCCTCGCCCGGCGGCTCACGCTCCATCAGCTCCAGGACTGGGGCATCCCGCACGGCACGCGGACCTCGGACGCGGCCGCCCTGGTCGTCGCCGAGCTGGCCGCGAACGCCGCCACGCATGGCCGCGTCCCGGGCCGGGACTTCGAACTGCGCCTCACGCTCACCGAGACCGTGCTCCGCATCGAGGTGTCGGACACCCGTGGCGAGAAACGGCCCCCGAGTCCCGGTGCGGTCGCCGCCCCGCCGGCCCTCTCCGAGACCCGGCGGGGACTCCTCCTGGTCGACAGCCTCGCCGACCGCTGGACGGTGCTGGATCGCACACCCGTCGGCAAGACCGTCCGCGCCGAACTGGATTTGCCGCAGTGATGGTCTGGCAGTGAGAGGGCGAGGTTGAGGGATGTCCAAGGCCGCGGCTGTGCGCTCGGCTATGGAGGATGCCGTGCAGCGGCGGTTGCGTCAGGAGTTCGCCGACGCTGTTAAGTCAGGGGAACTGGACTTCGGCGAGATCATCGAGAACACCGGCCCCACGGGGACCCGCCGCAGGGACCGGGACAGCACACTGTCATGGGCGCGGTCGAGCTGATGCGAGCTCGTGCACGTCTGGCCGCCAATCCTGCAGCGGCATATTCCCATCCCGGTTGGCGTGACTTCCGGAGCCGGCAAGTCGCTCTGCGCATTGCAGTGTTGCTGTCGATAGGCTGTTCGGTGCGGGGTGGGACCTCTGCCGGGGGAGGAGCGGCAAATGGCGGACGTGCGTGTCAAATCGGACCAGTTGGTGGGTATATCCGGTGGCTTCAGTACGCACATGAACTTCCTGGTGGAGGTCGTCAACGCCCTGGTGGTCGCCTTGGAGACGTCCAAGGGCATGGCCGGAGACGATGAGGGTGGTCGCAACTTCGCGAAGATGTACCAGGGTGCCGCCCGTGAGGCCGTGGCCCAGATGGCCTTTTCCACGTACACCATGGGCAACCTCTCCGCCACGGTGATGGAGATGGCCTTCGACTTCCTTGCGACGGAGAGCAAGGTCGCGGCTTCGATGCTGAAGCAGTTCTCGCCGGACGAGGCCATCAACATGCTCAAAGGTCCCGCTGCGGGTAGCGAGTGCAATCCGGTGGGCAGCGAGGACGACCTTCCGGAGGTCGTGGCCAAAGAGGACTGGCTCGACGATTTCGTCACCCAGGGGCCACGCGGAGACGCGGGAAAGGCCAAGGAAGCGGGTAAGGCTTGGCGTAAAGCCGGAGATCTGCTGGATGATACGCGTATCAGCGCGCAGACGGGACAGCGGCTCCTGGTCAGGGATTGGGCCGGGCGAGCCGTTACGGCGTTTGTCGACTATTTCGACTTATTTATAGGCGCAGGTGACCGTCCGGCCGAGACCGCCGAGGGCGAGGCATTGTTGGCGAACCTGGCCACGGCTTGCCATGAGATCGCCGATGCCTGCTATGCCTATGCCGGGCATGTTGAGGACGCCAAGGCCGATTGGATGGCGGGCGGCATGTCCCTCGGTGACTCCTTGCTGGACAACGACAACGACCACGGTCTCAACGATGCTGTCTGCGGCGACACGCGCATCAACGGGCTCGGGCGCATTCCCGGTGTCCTCGACGGCTCCGGACGCAAGGCGAAGCTGCCCGAGCCTTCGGGCCCCTGGGATCCGGACCTCCCGTCGATCTTCCCGGCGGTTCCTCTGCGTGTGCCGTTGCCCTCCATTCCAGTGGTGGCGAAGGCTCCGGTTCCATCAGGAACGAGCGGTATCTTCGCTGCCTTCTATGGAAATCGCAGAACTCCCAGCCCGGGTCCGCCCCGCCCTGGAGTCAATCCCAAGGGGCCGCTGCCTCCTGAGCCGGGCGCGACTCGGCTGAGTGCCGAGGAACAGGCCGACTTCCGTAAGTGGATGTCCGGCCTGCACCAGCACGATTTCGCCAACCAGCGGACCGAGAAGGACCCGGCCAACCGCTATCAGGCAGATACTGCGGGCTATCCCGAATATGATCTCCCTCTGTCGTCCAAGGAAGGCAGGAAGAGGGTTCAGCAAGCCGATGGGCTACGGGCCGAGGACGGATACGCCCTCGATGGTAAGTATGTCAAGGACCCGGACTCTTGTAAGACACCGCGCACCCTGGAAAAGCTCCAACTGCCCGAAGAAGCCAAGAAAGAGTGGGAAAAGAGGCCGCATACGGAGGATGCGAGAGAGATCAGAGACTACGGTCGTGCAATCAATGCTGATGGCAGTAAGGTAAGAGGCTTGGAGATCATTACGAACGGTCCGGAGACTATGGCGTATTGGAAATACTTAATGGCGAAAGAGGGAGTGCCGGGTAGTGTCCGGTACCACCCTGCCTAGAACGACTGAGAAATGAGTGACCTATGACTCCCGATGAAGCCGCCCTCGTCATCACGAGCTACTACTTCGCCCCGGCCGGAGGTGAGGGCTGGGGGGTCACGCACGAAGACTTCGCGCAGGCAGCTCGGGGCCGGTGGCCCAACTGCACGACCGCTCTGGCCGAAGACCCCTCCGGTGTGGGCGAGTGTACCGAGTTCGCCATGATCTTCGAAGGCGGTGCCGAGCGGTCCGGAGACTACAGCCACACCGGCCTGACTCTGAGCGGCTACACGGCCCTGGACGCGGCCGAATTCATGTCCTGGTTCGTCACCATGCTTGATCCCGACGTGCGTGTCCTGTTCAACAACCGGGAATCCATCGAGGACGGCGACTACGACGACCACGTGCTCCCGCGCGCCATGGGGCTGCGTCCCATGGCCGAGGCGCTGGCCACGCACCTCGCCGGAGCGCTGCTCGGGGAGTGAGCACCGTCCGTGCCCGTCAGCCGCTGTGGCCGAGCGGAGACCGCGGACGTAAAATGAGTTAGTCACCTCCATCAAGAAACGGTTGCGACGAGCAGACAGCCGACTCGCCAGTACTCGATTTCCGGGTAAGCAGACATGGCAGAGGTGGGTGCTGGTTCTATGGCGACGCTGACGCAATCCATGGGCGAACCCGCGATCGAGGACGGCGCCGCGGTCTGGCGCATTGCCCGCGCATCCGGGGTGCTCGACGCGAACTCCTCCTACAGCTATCTCCTGTGGTTTCGGGATTTCGCCGGAACCTCCGTGGTCGCGCGGGCACCGGACGGTGCGCCGGTCGGCTTCGCCACCGGCTACCGCCGGCCCGAGCGGCCCGGCACGCTCGTGATCTGGCAGATCGCGGTGGACGCGGAACAGCGCGGACGCGGCCTGGCCGGTGCCATGCTGGACCACCTCATCGCCCGTCCCGCTCCGCGGGGCGCCCCGCGGAGCGTGGAGACGAGCATCGGCCCGGAGAACACCGCATCGCACCGGTTGTTCCTCTCCTTCGCCGCGCGGCACCGGGCACCGGTGGCACGAGAGCTGCTGTTCCCGACGGCGCTTTTCCCCGATTCCCATGAACCCGAGTACCTGTACCGCATCGGACCACTGCGTTAGCCAGGCGCATCGTCGGCAGGATCTCAGCGTGCGGATTCCTCCTGCACCGAGGAGTGTTCCTGCACCGAGGAGTGTGTGTCATGACGACCAAGCAGCCCGACATGAGCGTCTTCGAGACCCTGGAATCGGAAGTCCGCAGCTACTGCCGAGGATGGCCCACCGTCTTCGAACGGGCGCAGGGGAGCCATCTCCACGACGAGGACGGCCGCAGTTATCTCGACTTCTTCTCGGGTGCCGGATCACTCAACTACGGCCACAACAATCCGGCGCTGAAACGCGCGCTCGTCGACTACATCGAAAGCGACGGCATTACCCACAGCCTGGACATGGCCACCACCGCCAAGCGGGCTTTCCTGGAGGCGTTCCAGAATCTGGTGCTGTTCCCGCGTGGCCTGCCGTACAAGGCGATGTTCCCCGGTCCCGCCGGTACCACCGCGGTCGAGGCCGCGCTGAAGCTGGTCCGCAAGGTGAAGGGGCGCGAGGCGATCGTCTCGTTCACCAACGCCTTCCACGGCATGACCCTCGGGGCGCTGGCCGTCACGGGCAACGCCCTCAAGCGGGCCGGGGCGGGCATTCCGCTGGTCCACGGCATTCCCATGCCGTTCGACCACTATCTCGACGATTGTCTTGATGGCCAGGCTGCTGTGCCCCCGGATTTCCGTTGGCTCGAGCGGCTGCTCGAGGACCGGGGTTCGGGTCTGAACAGACCCGCCGCCGTGATCGTCGAGACGGTGCAGGGCGAGGGCGGGGTCCATGTGGCCCGGTCCGAGTGGCTGCGGGCCCTCGCCGACCTGTGCCACCGGCACGACATGCTGCTGATCGTGGACGACATCCAGATGGGCTGTGGACGCACCGGGGCCTTCTTCTCCTTCGAGGAAGCGGGCATCACACCGGACGTCGTCACCCTGTCGAAGTCCATCAGCGGCTACGGCCTGCCCATGTCGCTGTGCCTGTTCCGGCCCGAGTTGGACATCTGGGAGCCGGGCGAGCACAACGGAACCTTCCGCGGCAGCAACCCCGCCTTCGTCACGGCGACCGCCGCCCTGCACACCTACTGGACCGACGACGGGATGGAGAAACAGACCAGCGTCCGCGGCGAACAGGTGGAACAGGCGCTGCAGGCGATCCGTGACGAACACCCGCGGCTCGGCGCCGACATCCGCGGCCGCGGCCTGGTGTGGGGCCTGGGGTTCGCGGACACCTCCCGTGCCTCGGCCGTGGCCCGCCGAGCCTTCGAACTCGGGCTGCTGGTCGAGACGTCCGGGGCTCAGGACGAGGTGGTGAAGCTGTTGCCGGCCCTCACCGTCGCCCCGCACGAGCTGGACGAGGGACTGCGGATCCTCGCCCGATCGGTACGGGAGACCGGCTGAGCGACAGATGGGCAAGGGAAAGGCGTGGAAAGGCGTGGTCACGTGATTGTCCGGTCCTTCGCAGAGATCCAGAACACCGAACGCCATGTGCGGGCCGCCTCCGGGACCTGGGAGAGCAAGCGCATCGTGCTCGCCCAGGACAAGGCCGGCTTCTCGCTGCACGAGACCCTGCTGTACGCCGGGACGGAGACGTCGATGTGGTACGCGCACCACGTCGAGGCCGTGCTGTGCGTCGCGGGAGAGGCCGAACTCACCAATGACGAGACGGGCGAGACCCACTGGATCAAGCCCGGCACGATGTACCTGCTCGACGGCCATGAGCGGCATACGCTGCGCCCCAAGACGGACTTCCGGTGCGTGTGCGTCTTCACCCCGCCCCTGACCGGGCGGGAGGACCACGACGAGAACGGCGCCTACCCGCTGCTCCCGGAGGAGGGCTGACCCATGACCGAGACCACCACGGCCGTGCGGGACGCGTACCCGACCCGGGGCAGCCGCGAGGTCGTGACGCCCCGCCAGGACCCGGTCGTCTGGGGGCCGCTCCGCCCCGAGCTGGAGTCGTACGAGCGGGACGGCTTCCTCACCGTCGAGCACCTGCTGACCGGGGAGGAGGTCGCGCACTACCGTGCCGAGCTCGACCGGCTGGTCCGCGACCCGGCGCTGTACGCGGACGAGCGCCGCATCGCCGAGCCGACGTCGCGGGAGGTGCGGTCGGTGTTCGAGGTGCACAAGATCAGCGAAGTCTTCGCGGACCTGGTGCGCGACGAGCGGGTGGTGGGCCGGGCCCGCGAGATCCTCGGCTCCGAGGTGTACGTCCACCAGTCACGGATCAACGTCAAGCCGGGCTTCGGCGCGTCCGGCTTCTACTGGCACTCGGACTTCGAGACCTGGCACGCGGAGGACGGACTGCCGCGGATGCGGGCGGTGTCCGTGTCCATCGCCCTGACCGAGAACCACGACACCAACGGCGGCCTCATGATCATGCCGGGGTCGCACCGGACGTTCATCGGGTGCGCCGGCCGGACGCCGAAGGACAACTACAAGAAGTCGCTCCAGGCGCAGGACGCGGGCACACCGTCCGACCGGGCCCTGACGCGCTTCGCCGAGGAGCACGGCATCCGCCTGTTCACCGGCCGCGCGGGCTCGGCCACGTGGTTCGACTGCAACTGCATGCACGGCTCCGCCGACAACATCACGCCGTATCCGCGCAGCAACGTCTTCATCGTGTTCAACAGCGTGCTCAACCCGGCGGTGGAGCCGTTCGCGGCCCCGGTCCGGCGCCCCGAGTTCATCGGAGCACGCGACTTCACGCCTGTTCGGTAGGCGATTCGCTAGGGCTCCTGTAGAGCCGTCTTCGCGGCGTCGACGAAGTCCGTGAGGGCCTGCCAGAACGGCCTGAAGGCGGCGTCGAAACGCTGGAACGCCTCCGGCTCTCCGGAGCGCATCGCGCTCAGGGCGCGGTGGAACGGGCCGGTGGACCTCTGCAGTGCGTTCGCGGCGGTGGCCGCCGCGGCCGGGCCCTCCAGCTCGACCACGCGCACACAGCGGCGCAGCGTGCCGTACTCATCGCGTTCCCGCTCGGCCAGCTCGTCCAGGAGGGCGGCGCGGCGCTCCGTACCGCTCTCCTTCTCCTGGACGGCGGCGACCTCCCAGTACAACTCGCCCATGCGGTGGGTCTGTTCGATCAGCTCGAGATACGCGGTGCGCCTGCTGTCGCGCAGCCGCTCCGCGCGCTGGGCGAGCGCGGCGGTGTCCGCCTGGATCCGGGCGGCCCGGGTGTTGCCGCGGCTGGTGACCCAACTGGCCACCACCGCGGTGGAGCCGGTGAGCGCCGCGATCCAGAACGTGTTGTCAGCCATGGCCCCCCGTACCGCCCGCACCTTCCGGCTCGCCGATCATCCGCCGTCCCTTGGTCATCATCAGCCACCACGGCCATCCCCCGATGGTAGGAAGATACGGAAGGCGTAACGGTTCGGCGGTATGTGCCACAGATATGTTCCCGGGCATGAGCGTATCCGGGCTGCTGCCCGCCAGGACCGAACTGCGGCCCGTGGTCTCCGAGTTGAGGCTGTCGGCCTTCAAGACCCACCGCCGCGCCGCCTTCCGGCTGGGTCCGCTGACCCTGATCTCCGGGCCGAGCGGCAGCGGTAAGTCCGGTGTGCTGGAGGCGTACACGGCGCTCGCGCGGCTTGCGAGCGGCGCCCGGCTCGCGGAGGTGTT is a window from the Streptomyces luomodiensis genome containing:
- a CDS encoding class I SAM-dependent RNA methyltransferase translates to MQSEPKASLVGEEYEVEVGPVAHGGHCIARTADGQVLFVRHTLPGERVVARVTEGEEGARFLRADAVRVLDPAKDRVEAPCPFAGPGKCGGCDWQHVAPGAQRRLKAEVITEQLSRLAGLTPEEARWDGTVEPAPGDKVPRGEVPAWRTRVQYAVDEQGRPGLRRHRSHEVEPVDHCLIAAPGVSELGVEKREWPQIATVEAIAATGSSDRQVVLTPRPGGRLPLVELDRPVSVLRVGETRGRNRTPVVHRVHGRPFVRERAAGRTWRVGEGGFWQVHPKAADVLVEAVMQGLMPRKGETALDLYCGVGLFAGAIAERVGERGAVLGIESAKRAVEDARHNLQDLERVRIEHGKVEQVLPRTGITEADLIVLDPPRAGAGKETVTRLAALGARRIAYVACDPAALARDLKYFREAGYVPRRMRAFDLFPVTHHVECVAVLEPARENG
- a CDS encoding DUF397 domain-containing protein, which encodes MNTSGLAWFKSSYSSSASNDCVEVATCPGTVHVRDSKDKEGPQLAFSPTAWADFVAYTAKR
- a CDS encoding helix-turn-helix domain-containing protein, encoding MAEDGVGVEGADEGADRVPGPSCGGEPQSSDSLRTFGAFVQALREHAGLSRAELADLVRFSKHTIASVEQGRRMPDLSLVERAEEVLGNTGALRKAAEHLSRQQGLASWFRQWARLEAVALALYTYECRLIPGLLQTEAYARALYGNQLPPMNDAQIESQWAVRAQRQRLLSERDNTAFSFIIDEHLFLRRTGGTEVTRKLIDHVLAVAELRNVEIQVMPLAREHAGMAGPVQLLETPENRWFAYCEGQESGQFIADPKVVSVLHMRYARMRSQALTLEDSLSLLQRMRGEL
- a CDS encoding ATP-binding protein translates to MTPPPTHQGSVTVRVFTQRFSSTPLGARLARRLTLHQLQDWGIPHGTRTSDAAALVVAELAANAATHGRVPGRDFELRLTLTETVLRIEVSDTRGEKRPPSPGAVAAPPALSETRRGLLLVDSLADRWTVLDRTPVGKTVRAELDLPQ
- a CDS encoding restriction endonuclease fold toxin-2 domain-containing protein codes for the protein MADVRVKSDQLVGISGGFSTHMNFLVEVVNALVVALETSKGMAGDDEGGRNFAKMYQGAAREAVAQMAFSTYTMGNLSATVMEMAFDFLATESKVAASMLKQFSPDEAINMLKGPAAGSECNPVGSEDDLPEVVAKEDWLDDFVTQGPRGDAGKAKEAGKAWRKAGDLLDDTRISAQTGQRLLVRDWAGRAVTAFVDYFDLFIGAGDRPAETAEGEALLANLATACHEIADACYAYAGHVEDAKADWMAGGMSLGDSLLDNDNDHGLNDAVCGDTRINGLGRIPGVLDGSGRKAKLPEPSGPWDPDLPSIFPAVPLRVPLPSIPVVAKAPVPSGTSGIFAAFYGNRRTPSPGPPRPGVNPKGPLPPEPGATRLSAEEQADFRKWMSGLHQHDFANQRTEKDPANRYQADTAGYPEYDLPLSSKEGRKRVQQADGLRAEDGYALDGKYVKDPDSCKTPRTLEKLQLPEEAKKEWEKRPHTEDAREIRDYGRAINADGSKVRGLEIITNGPETMAYWKYLMAKEGVPGSVRYHPA
- the ectA gene encoding diaminobutyrate acetyltransferase; the encoded protein is MATLTQSMGEPAIEDGAAVWRIARASGVLDANSSYSYLLWFRDFAGTSVVARAPDGAPVGFATGYRRPERPGTLVIWQIAVDAEQRGRGLAGAMLDHLIARPAPRGAPRSVETSIGPENTASHRLFLSFAARHRAPVARELLFPTALFPDSHEPEYLYRIGPLR
- the ectB gene encoding diaminobutyrate--2-oxoglutarate transaminase → MTTKQPDMSVFETLESEVRSYCRGWPTVFERAQGSHLHDEDGRSYLDFFSGAGSLNYGHNNPALKRALVDYIESDGITHSLDMATTAKRAFLEAFQNLVLFPRGLPYKAMFPGPAGTTAVEAALKLVRKVKGREAIVSFTNAFHGMTLGALAVTGNALKRAGAGIPLVHGIPMPFDHYLDDCLDGQAAVPPDFRWLERLLEDRGSGLNRPAAVIVETVQGEGGVHVARSEWLRALADLCHRHDMLLIVDDIQMGCGRTGAFFSFEEAGITPDVVTLSKSISGYGLPMSLCLFRPELDIWEPGEHNGTFRGSNPAFVTATAALHTYWTDDGMEKQTSVRGEQVEQALQAIRDEHPRLGADIRGRGLVWGLGFADTSRASAVARRAFELGLLVETSGAQDEVVKLLPALTVAPHELDEGLRILARSVRETG
- a CDS encoding ectoine synthase, whose product is MIVRSFAEIQNTERHVRAASGTWESKRIVLAQDKAGFSLHETLLYAGTETSMWYAHHVEAVLCVAGEAELTNDETGETHWIKPGTMYLLDGHERHTLRPKTDFRCVCVFTPPLTGREDHDENGAYPLLPEEG
- the thpD gene encoding ectoine hydroxylase; translated protein: MTETTTAVRDAYPTRGSREVVTPRQDPVVWGPLRPELESYERDGFLTVEHLLTGEEVAHYRAELDRLVRDPALYADERRIAEPTSREVRSVFEVHKISEVFADLVRDERVVGRAREILGSEVYVHQSRINVKPGFGASGFYWHSDFETWHAEDGLPRMRAVSVSIALTENHDTNGGLMIMPGSHRTFIGCAGRTPKDNYKKSLQAQDAGTPSDRALTRFAEEHGIRLFTGRAGSATWFDCNCMHGSADNITPYPRSNVFIVFNSVLNPAVEPFAAPVRRPEFIGARDFTPVR